The genomic segment GGTCGCGCAGCAGGCGTCGCGAACGGCGATAGTTGTGGGCCCAGAACAGGGAAACCACGGCGGCCAACGCCAGCGCTGCCACCAGAGCGGCACTGACCAGCGTGTTGCGGCGGTCGGCGGCCAGGGTTGCCTCAAACGGGCGCATATCCAGCCCGACCATGGCCAGGCCAAGCGTGCGCCGCACCTGCGGCAAAAGGATGCTTCCTGGCGGCGGGGGCGGCCAGACGCCGCGCTCTTGCGGGATTGCCGGGGCGTTCTGCGCATCGGGGTTGCGGCCCGGTTCCAGGCCGAGCCCTGGCCCCATGCTGCGGCCGCGCATATGCCCCATGCCCCGGCCCATGCCGTTGCCCGGATGTGTGGCGTGTTCGGGCTGCAGAGGGGCAAACAGCCGGTAGACTTCAAAAATTTTGCGATCTCCCCACTGACGCACGCGCCAGGCCGGGCGGTCGCCCACTTCTTCCGGCGGCGGCAGGACTCCGGCGGCCTGTTCCGGCGTGAGGGTTGCCGCGTCGTTGTGGACCAGCATAAGGCCGCCGTTGCCGGCCACGGCCATAAACACGATGCCCGGCTGTTTGGCCGTTTCCATGAGCAGGGGCTCCAGGCTGCGAAAATTATCGGCAGGGCGGCAGAAGCCGGAGCGCCCGCCCGCCTCCAGTGCCCAGATCAGGGCCTCGGCCCTGTCCACCATATTGTGGATCATGGCCGCGCGTTCCCGCTGGCTGCTGCGGACGGAAAGCACTGTTACGGCGGCGCCCAGAATCAGGGCCATGCCCAGCAGCATCCACGGGGACAGGCCGCGTAGCCGCAAAAAGCGGGGAGAAGACAACATCGCTCGCATGGTATGTCCTCGGCCGCGGCTTCACGGCCGGGGCGTGTAAGAATGGCAGCGCACGGGGCATGGCGCCGCAGGCTCTCCTTGCAATAGGTATTTTTTACGCACATGGCAAGATGTTTGGAAAATTTTGGATAGCGTAGCTCGAATGTGGGTAAAATTAGGACAACACCCAGGATTCTGTTTGTGCTGCGCTCATGTCCTGCTGTTGTAGTTTTATCTTTTATTTAAATATGTTGTGCTAATATTTGGGCTATTGGCACGCCCCTTGCTGTATGTCTGGCAACGGCGGCGCACAGCGGTCGGACACGGCAAAGGGCCGTGGCTGACGACGCAAACTGCCGCTGCAAGGATTAATATATGTTCGGGTGCTTTTCAGATGGATTTATGGGCGGAGGCGGCTGGCCGGGCATGCTGGGCATGCTCCTGCTGCTGGTCCTGGCGGGATGGCTCATCTACGGCTTGGTGAATTCCCGCCGGCAAAATCACGGCGACCGGCGCGATTCGCTGGAAATCCTCAAGCGCCGGCTGGCTTCAGGCGAAATAAGCCTGGAGGAGTTTGAAAACCTCAAAAAAGTGCTCTAACCCCACACGGCACGCGGACCAGCGGAGAAACTATGGGAATGCGCGGCACAGTGTTGTTGGGATTGCTGGCCCTGGCAGCGGCCTTATTGAGCGGCTGCCACGGAGCACCGGGGCCGGGTCGGTACGGCGGGTGTGACGGGTATTGGACCCCGCCCGCCGTGCAGGCCCCCCCGCCAGGGGGCCCAGGCTCCCGCCGGTGAGGAAACGTTTTTTTATGATGCGCGGCCTCGGCCGCAAAAACACAAAGGATATACGACCATGAAAAAGACTCGGATGAGCATAGTGACGCTTTCTCTGGCCCTGGCGGCCACGCTGGCTTTTGCCGGCATGGCGGCGGCCCGGCCCCATTATATGGGTGGCCCCGGCGGCCTTACGGTAGAACAGATGACAGCTATGCAGGAGTTGGGCCAGCAGTATGGTCAGAAG from the Desulfovibrio legallii genome contains:
- a CDS encoding SHOCT domain-containing protein, which gives rise to MFGCFSDGFMGGGGWPGMLGMLLLLVLAGWLIYGLVNSRRQNHGDRRDSLEILKRRLASGEISLEEFENLKKVL